One window of the Streptomyces asoensis genome contains the following:
- a CDS encoding sensor histidine kinase, with the protein MNELVRQHTALDDSDLEWLHLLVSEWQLLSDLSFADLVLWVPTRDGTRYVSVAQMRPNTGPTSYQDDMVGHLVPRGRRPLLDAALDEGRIVREGDPEWREEVPVRVESIPVRREGRVLGVIARNTNLLTVRTPSRLELTYLQSASDLAQMIAAGSFPFPNQQMDMDAAPRVGDGLIRVDGDGIVQYASPNALSAYHRMGLASDLVGQHLGLTTAELAPTRGPVDEALAKVASGWAPREFEIEAKDGVIQFRAIPLKPKGTRIGALVLLRDVTELRRRERELITKDATIREIHHRVKNNLQTVAALLRLQARRIESERGREALEEAVRRVGSIAIVHETLSQNLDERVEFDEIADRVLAMVAEISPGKVAGRRSGRFGILDAEVATPLSMVLTEILQNALEHGFVEGDTGTVEVSAVRGGTTKETRLLVTVQDDGVGLPEGFDPHTSGNLGLQIVRTLVEGELGGTFDMVPGPERGTQVILDIPVRAQK; encoded by the coding sequence ATGAACGAACTCGTACGCCAGCACACCGCACTCGACGACTCCGACCTCGAGTGGCTCCACCTGCTGGTCTCGGAGTGGCAGCTGCTCTCCGACCTCTCCTTCGCCGACCTGGTCCTGTGGGTCCCCACCCGGGACGGCACCCGCTATGTCTCCGTCGCCCAGATGCGGCCCAACACCGGCCCGACCTCGTACCAGGACGACATGGTCGGCCACCTCGTCCCGCGCGGCCGCCGCCCGCTTCTCGACGCCGCCCTGGACGAGGGCCGGATCGTGCGCGAGGGCGACCCGGAGTGGCGCGAGGAGGTCCCCGTCCGGGTCGAGTCGATCCCCGTACGGCGTGAGGGCCGGGTCCTCGGGGTCATCGCCCGCAACACCAACCTGCTCACCGTGCGCACCCCCAGCCGCTTGGAGCTCACCTACCTCCAGAGCGCCTCCGACCTCGCACAGATGATCGCGGCCGGGTCCTTCCCGTTCCCCAACCAGCAGATGGACATGGACGCCGCCCCGCGCGTCGGCGACGGCCTGATCCGCGTCGACGGCGACGGAATCGTCCAGTACGCCTCCCCGAACGCGCTGTCGGCCTACCACCGCATGGGCCTCGCCTCCGACCTGGTCGGCCAGCACCTCGGTCTGACCACCGCCGAACTCGCCCCGACCCGGGGTCCGGTCGACGAGGCGCTCGCCAAGGTCGCCAGCGGCTGGGCGCCCCGCGAGTTCGAGATCGAGGCCAAGGACGGGGTCATCCAGTTCCGGGCCATTCCGCTCAAGCCGAAGGGCACCCGCATCGGCGCGCTCGTGCTGCTCCGTGACGTCACCGAACTGCGCCGTCGCGAGCGTGAGTTGATCACCAAGGACGCGACCATCCGGGAGATCCACCACCGGGTGAAGAACAACCTCCAGACGGTGGCGGCCCTGTTGCGCCTCCAGGCCCGGCGTATCGAGTCCGAGCGCGGCCGGGAGGCGCTGGAGGAGGCGGTCCGCCGGGTCGGCTCGATCGCCATCGTGCATGAGACGCTGTCTCAGAACCTGGACGAGCGGGTGGAGTTCGACGAGATCGCCGACCGGGTGCTGGCGATGGTCGCCGAGATCTCGCCGGGCAAGGTCGCCGGCCGGCGTAGCGGACGCTTCGGCATCCTGGACGCCGAGGTCGCCACCCCGCTGTCCATGGTCCTCACCGAGATCCTCCAGAACGCCCTGGAGCACGGCTTCGTCGAGGGCGACACCGGCACGGTCGAGGTCTCCGCGGTCCGCGGCGGCACCACGAAGGAGACCCGCCTCCTGGTCACCGTCCAGGACGACGGCGTGGGGCTGCCCGAGGGCTTCGACCCGCACACCTCCGGCAACCTCGGCCTCCAGATCGTACGGACGCTGGTGGAGGGTGAGTTGGGCGGAACCTTCGACATGGTCCCGGGGCCGGAGCGCGGCACTCAGGTGATCCTGGACATCCCGGTGCGCGCACAGAAGTAG